Genomic segment of Nitrospinota bacterium:
CCATCGCCTCTTCCGGCATACCAAAGGAGAAGATCACCGTTGTGATACACGCATCGGTCTGCCGCGACTTCCTGGAGCCGGCAACCGCGAACCTTGTGCACCATCGCCTCGGCCTCCCTGACGGCGCAACGGTATTCGACATCTCCAACGCCTGCCTTGGCGTACTGAACGGGATGATAACGATCGGCAACATGATAGAGATGGGACAGGCGGACGCCGGTATCGTCGTCTCCGGCGAAATGGGGGAGACGCTCGTAAACGGCACCATTGATACTCTCAACAAAGATACATCACTCACAAGGAAAAGCGTAAAGCCCGCTTTCGCCTCCCTTACCATCGGCTCCGCCGGCGCGGCAATCCTCCTTGCGCGGAGCGATATGGTTAAGGATGGGCGCCGTCTCCTGGGAGGGGTGACAAGGAGCGCGACGAAATACAGCGAGCTTTGCAGAAGCAACAGCGGAGACACCGGGGTTGATTCCGCCTCTACCCTCCTTATGAATACCGATTCGGAAGAGCTTATGCAGGCCGGTTGCGCGCTTGCCGGGGAGACCTTTCCCCTCTTCAAAAGAGCGATTGGATGGAACAACGATGATATTGACCGGGTCTTTACCCACCAGGTCGGCTCAGCTCACAGGAAACTCATGTACGAAAGCATTGGGCTGGATGAAAAGAAAGATTTTTCAACGCTCGAGTTCATGGGGAACACCGGTTCCGCCGCCCTCCCTTCGGCTTTTGCCATCGGCATTGAACGCGGCGCGGTAAAGAAGGGGGACAAGATAGCCCTTCTCGGCATCGGGTCCGGCCTCAATACCGTCATGCTCGGCGTGGAATGGTAAAGAAATGATCAACCTGGAATCAATAAAAGGGGAATATCCTTTTCAGCCCCACACTTTCGATATCGACGGCCTTTCGATGAACTACATCGATGAAGGCTCCGGCGAACCGATAGTCATGCTTCATGGAAATCCCACTTGGTCGTTCTATTACCGCAAACTCGTCGCGCCTCTTGGAGGGAGATGCAGGGTTGTCGTCCCGGACCACATCGGATGCGGCCTCTCTTCAAAACCTCAGAGGTACAGATATACACTCGAAACCCATATAGACAACCTCACCCGCCTAATAGACCACCTGGGGCTAAAAGAGATAACGCTGGCGGTTCATGACTGGGGGGGCGCTATCGGTATCGGATACGCCGTCAGGCACCCGGAGAATGTAAAAAGGATAGTGGTATTCAATACCGCCGCGTTTCTCTCACCGAACATTCCCCCTTCCATAAACCTCTGCCGCACGCCTATTCTTGGCGAATTCGTTATGAGAGGGTTGAACGGTTTCCTCGGAGCGGGCGTTCACCTCAGGTTCGGGATGGCGAAGCCGGAACGCTTTACAGCTGAGGTCAAGGAGGGTTATCTCGCTCCATACCGCACTTGGCACGACCGCGTGGCAATTGCCAGGTTTGTCCAGGATATCCCGATGTCGATGGATCACCCCACATACAATCTCCTCCTCTCCATCCAGGAGAGCCTGGGGCTCCTTAAAGACAAGCCGATGCGGATAATCTGGGGGATGAACGACTTCTGCTTTACTGAAAAATTCCTCGAAAGCTGGATGAAATATTTTCCAGAGGCCGACGTTCACCGGATGGAAG
This window contains:
- a CDS encoding 3-oxoacyl-ACP synthase III; protein product: IASSGIPKEKITVVIHASVCRDFLEPATANLVHHRLGLPDGATVFDISNACLGVLNGMITIGNMIEMGQADAGIVVSGEMGETLVNGTIDTLNKDTSLTRKSVKPAFASLTIGSAGAAILLARSDMVKDGRRLLGGVTRSATKYSELCRSNSGDTGVDSASTLLMNTDSEELMQAGCALAGETFPLFKRAIGWNNDDIDRVFTHQVGSAHRKLMYESIGLDEKKDFSTLEFMGNTGSAALPSAFAIGIERGAVKKGDKIALLGIGSGLNTVMLGVEW
- a CDS encoding alpha/beta fold hydrolase is translated as MINLESIKGEYPFQPHTFDIDGLSMNYIDEGSGEPIVMLHGNPTWSFYYRKLVAPLGGRCRVVVPDHIGCGLSSKPQRYRYTLETHIDNLTRLIDHLGLKEITLAVHDWGGAIGIGYAVRHPENVKRIVVFNTAAFLSPNIPPSINLCRTPILGEFVMRGLNGFLGAGVHLRFGMAKPERFTAEVKEGYLAPYRTWHDRVAIARFVQDIPMSMDHPTYNLLLSIQESLGLLKDKPMRIIWGMNDFCFTEKFLESWMKYFPEADVHRMEDAGHWVVEDSYEKIIPLLESFMEGGR